CAGGTACAGCAGGTACGCTGCACCCATGTTCAACATCAGGCCCAGAAAGGTCAGGCCGTTGGGGGTCAATCCCAGCGCCGCCAGTGCTCTGGCAATGGGGTCCACAGCCCATCGGAAGCTCTTGCGGGCCCAATCGGTCAACATAGTGAAGATGACGCTCCCATCGAGTTTCTGTGCTCGCCGGCAATCTTACTGGAAAAGATACGCGCTGTCAAACCCTGCCGGCCCGGGAGCGCCCCCTTCACCCCTACCGCAGTGCACTGCGCGGCATCACCTCCCACTGGACCTCCACAATGCCGTTGCGCACACCGTAGAGATAATCATGCTTGTACACGGTCAGATCGCCGTACCCGACGATCAAGTCAATCTTATCGCCCACCCGCAGGGGCACTTCGGGGCCGGCCAGCTCCAGGATGCCGTGCTCGGCCGACAGGACCCCCACGCGCGCCCCGGGCACTCCCACCACTTCCGGTGTGGAGACGATATTGTCTATCGCTTTGCGGCCGGCATCGCACACGGCGCGCCTGGCCGTCGGCCGGCTGATGATCGTGGTCAGCAGGAAAAGCGACGGCTCCAACGGCACCCCCCACCGGCGGTAGGTCACGTCGGTGAACACCGCGCCGCCGGCCTGGATCTCCGTCACCCCCGGGATGCCCGCCGTGATCCAGTAGCTCCCGCTCCCCCCGCACGAGACAATGTCCACCGGCAGGCCGGCCTGCCGCGCCATTTCGGCGGTGCGCACCAGCCTGCCGACCGATTCCGTGCAGACGCGGCGCTTTTCCTCCTTGTCCGGGATGGCCACGACATGGCCCTCCCACGACATGAAACCAGTGAAGCGCAGTCCCGGCAGTTCCGCCACTTGGCCGGCAAAACGCACCCCCGCTTCCCCTGGCTCCACGCCGCAACGGTTCATGCCGGTGTTGACTTCCACCAGGACGCGCACCTGTACGCCGGCCTCCTGCGCCGCGCGGGAAATCTCTTGGGCGTTCTCCAGGCTGTCCACCGCCACCATGACGTCAGCCGTCTTCCGCAAGTAGACCAGCCGGCGCACCTTTTGCTCGCCCACTACTTGATTGGCCACCAGGATATCGCGGATGCCGGCCGCCGCCAGCACCTCCGCCTCCCCCAGCTTGGCACAGGTGACGCCGTGAGCGCCGGCCTCCAGGAGCTTATGGGCAATGGCCGGCACCTTGATCCCTTTCATATGCGGCCGCCACCCCACCCCCGAGCGCCGGAAAAAGTCCGCCAGCACCTGGATATTGCGCTCCATAATGTCCAGGTCCACCCACAAGGCGGGGGTATCCAGCGCTTCCTTTGGGAAGCCGACCTGACTGCAGGCTTTGCACATAATATGCCCTCTCCATCGCAATGCATCAGCGAATGTCGAGGGCATATTACTACCACTTGCTTCGATTGTCAACTTGTCCTACCATCAGTCCGCAATATGGTAGCGGTGCTCCGCCGGCGTATGGCGCCGGATGAAATCCAGCGCCGCCCGCCAGACCCGCTCGCGCTCCGCATCCACCGTCACGCAGTGGCCCGAATGTACCATCAGCAGTTCCTTGCTCGCGGAGCGGACGGCAGAGTACAGCTCCCGGGCGGAGGCCGGCGGCACCAGGCTGTCCTGATCACCCTGCACGATCAGGATGGGAGCCTGTATATCACGCAGGCGCGGCCGCACCTGCCGCATGAGCTTCATCATCTCATGGGCTGAGCGCGTGGGATAGACCTCGTAGCTCCACAGCCGGCCAAAGGTCTCCGGGTCCACATAGTCTGCCTTTTCGGGCGGTTCCTTCTCAATGTAGCGCAGGAAATGTTTGGCGATAGGAACGAGGGGGAACAGGCGACTACTGACCCGGATCGCCGCGGCCATCGCGATAAGGCCCTGCACTGGATAACGCTCCCCCAGGTACAGGGCCAGCAGGCCGCCCATGGACAGCCCGCCCACAAAGACGACCGGACACTGCCCTTGTAGCTGTCGCAGGCCCTCCTCCGCCGCGCCGGCCCAATCCCGCCAGGTCGTGCGCTCCATATCCTCCACCTGGGTCCCGTGCCCCGGCAGGAGAATGCCGGAGACCGTCAGGCCGTGTGCCGCCAAGAACTCCCCCATCGGCCGCATCTCCGCCGGCGCGCCCGTAAAGCCGTGGATCAGGAGACAGCCGACGGGGCCGCCGGCAAAAAAGAAGGGCGAGGGGTCCAGCCAGGGATGCCGTGCCATGCATCACCTCCTTGTGAAGCGAGAGGCCCGTGCAAGCAAAGAAAAGATATTATGAGGGCACTGGCGGCTCCAGTGCCCTCATCACCTGCGGCCTTGGACTGCGCTTATTCCGCCGGCTTCCAGCGCAGGATCGGATTGCGCGCCGCCCCGACCTCATCGAGCCGGCTCACCGGCGTGTTGTGCGGCGCCTCATGCAGGAGCTCCGGATTGGTCTTCGCCTCCTCGGCGATGCGGAGCAGCGCATCGGCGAAGTAATCCAGACTCTCCAAGCTCTCCGTCTCCGTGGGCTCAATCATCAACGCCTCGGGCACGATGAGCGGGAAGTAGTTGGTGGGCGGATGCACGCCGTAGTCAATAAGCCGCTTAGAGATGTCCAGCGCATGGATGTCCGGGGCATCCTTAAGCTTGCCCTCCACCACA
This genomic stretch from Anaerolineae bacterium harbors:
- a CDS encoding DSD1 family PLP-dependent enzyme, whose product is MCKACSQVGFPKEALDTPALWVDLDIMERNIQVLADFFRRSGVGWRPHMKGIKVPAIAHKLLEAGAHGVTCAKLGEAEVLAAAGIRDILVANQVVGEQKVRRLVYLRKTADVMVAVDSLENAQEISRAAQEAGVQVRVLVEVNTGMNRCGVEPGEAGVRFAGQVAELPGLRFTGFMSWEGHVVAIPDKEEKRRVCTESVGRLVRTAEMARQAGLPVDIVSCGGSGSYWITAGIPGVTEIQAGGAVFTDVTYRRWGVPLEPSLFLLTTIISRPTARRAVCDAGRKAIDNIVSTPEVVGVPGARVGVLSAEHGILELAGPEVPLRVGDKIDLIVGYGDLTVYKHDYLYGVRNGIVEVQWEVMPRSALR
- a CDS encoding alpha/beta fold hydrolase, which codes for MARHPWLDPSPFFFAGGPVGCLLIHGFTGAPAEMRPMGEFLAAHGLTVSGILLPGHGTQVEDMERTTWRDWAGAAEEGLRQLQGQCPVVFVGGLSMGGLLALYLGERYPVQGLIAMAAAIRVSSRLFPLVPIAKHFLRYIEKEPPEKADYVDPETFGRLWSYEVYPTRSAHEMMKLMRQVRPRLRDIQAPILIVQGDQDSLVPPASARELYSAVRSASKELLMVHSGHCVTVDAERERVWRAALDFIRRHTPAEHRYHIAD